The following proteins are encoded in a genomic region of Tigriopus californicus strain San Diego chromosome 6, Tcal_SD_v2.1, whole genome shotgun sequence:
- the LOC131881968 gene encoding uncharacterized protein LOC131881968, giving the protein MNNKGHFKKTDWIEIQTRISPIVKQTPVISNENINDLYGLEVFFKCENLQNTGAFKIRGAANVVLKAQREQKLKNGIIGSSSGNHGIALATLGKALDIPCVVVVPPICPKMKVKKIKDLGAEIIFTPGMNYADRERIVNEIASVRGLMIVSNGNSLDCIQGHGTMALELSSQVVGDPLDAILVPASTGGMLAGCALATKDVNPTCKIIAVEPKGKCLADSLRAKTMLWPGPRKYLETRAEGLKTQAVFPIPFDICCDHVEPEVLTVSDEEMIRGIQLAAAELKLVLEMPAGAALAAAFQVKKRFPNVKRLGIILCGGNIDMEVLMDSLVAFDPNP; this is encoded by the exons ATGAACAATAAAGGTCATTTCAAGAAGACTGACTGGATCGAAATTCAAACACGAATTTCTCCCATTGTTAAACAAACCCCTGTGATTTCTAATGAAAACATCAATGACCTTTACGGCTTGGAAGTCTTCTTTAAATgtgaaaatcttcaaaatacCGGAGCTTTTAAAATTCGAGGAGCAGCCAATGTGGTTCTGAAAG CTCAACGAGAGCAGAAACTGAAAAATGGCATCATCGGCTCAAGCAGCGGCAATCATGGAATAGCCTTGGCAACTCTTGGGAAAGCCTTGGACATCCCATGCGTGGTAGTGGTTCCTCCTATTTGCCcgaaaatgaaagtgaaaaaaatcaaggatcTTGGCGCTGAGATCATTTTCACCCCTGGAATGAACTACGCAGATAGGGAAAGAATAGTCAATGAAATTGCCTCGGTCAGAGGTTTAATGATCGTTTCAAATGGGAACAGTTTGGATTGTATTCAAG GACATGGTACTATGGCATTAGAGCTGAGTTCGCAAGTGGTGGGAGACCCTTTGGATGCGATTTTAGTACCTGCAAGCACAGGTGGCATGTTGGCGGGTTGTGCTCTAGCTACCAAAGACGTGAATCCTACATGCAAGATCATAGCTGTAGAACCCAAAGGAAAGTGCCTGGCAGATAGTTTGAGAGCCAAAACAATGCTTTGGCCAGGACCAAGAAAATACCTGGAAACACGTGCAGAGGGACTCAAGA CACAGGCCGTTTTTCCTATCCCGTTTGACATTTGCTGTGACCATGTGGAACCTGAAGTGCTCACAGTAAGCGATGAAGAGATGATTCGAGGAATTCAATTAGCTGCGGCTGAGTTGAAGCTAGTCTTGGAAATGCCAGCTGGTGCTGCCTTGGCAGCCGCCTTCCAAGTCAAGAAGCGGTTTCCCAATGTGAAAAGGCTTGGGATAATCCTTTGTGGCGGCAACATTGACATGGAAGTTCTGATGGATTCTTTGGTTGCTTTTGACCCAAACCCATAG